In Oreochromis aureus strain Israel breed Guangdong linkage group 15, ZZ_aureus, whole genome shotgun sequence, a single genomic region encodes these proteins:
- the LOC116310792 gene encoding cathepsin B-like has protein sequence MSPLFLLSVVVMVCTTWAHPHHSLLSSEMVDFINKANTTWTATKNFQNIDTTYVKRLCGTILNGPKLPEVLHNIEGIELPDSFDARKQWPNCATIQQIRDQGSCGSCWAFGAAEAISDRLCIQSGGKISVEISAEDLLACCDECGMGCYGGYSSAAWEFWAKKGLVTGGLYDSKVGCLPYTIAPCEHHVNGSRPPCGSSETPKCVQQCADGYSLSYEKDKHFGRRTYGVPSDPEQIMTELYKNGPVEASFTVYDDFLLYKSGVYQHVTGDVLGGHSIKILGWGDDNGTPYWLAANSWNTDWGDEGFFKIKRGNDECGIESEVITGIPLN, from the exons GGTGATGGTGTGCACCACTTGGGCACACCCTCACCACTCCCTTCTCTCCTCTGAGATGGTTGATTTTATTAACAAGGCTAACACCACCTGGACG GCCACAAAGAATTTCCAGAATATCGATACCACCTATGTCAAACGGCTGTGTGGCACCATACTGAATGGACCCAAGCTACCAGAGGT GCTTCATAATATTGAAGGCATTGAACTTCCTGACAGCTTTGATGCACGCAAACAGTGGCCCAACTGTGCCACAATCCAACAGATCCGAGATCAAGGCTCCTGTGGGTCCTGTTGG GCCTTTGGGGCAGCTGAGGCAATATCTGACAGGTTATGTATCCAAAGTGGTGGTAAGATCTCTGTGGAGATCTCCGCTGAAGATCTGCTGGCCTGCTGTGATGAATGCGGCATGGG CTGTTATGGTGGCTATTCTTCTGCTGCTTGGGAATTCTGGGCAAAGAAAGGGCTTGTCACAGGAGGCTTGTATGACTCCAAAGTTG GCTGCCTACCCTACACCATCGCCCCCTGTGAGCATCATGTGAATGGAAGTCGTCCTCCATGTGGGAGTTCAGAGACTCCTAAGTGTGTGCAGCAGTGCGCTGATGGATACTCACTATCATATGAGAAGGACAAACACTTTG GCAGACGCACATACGGCGTCCCGTCAGACCCGGAGCAGATCATGACGGAGCTGTACAAGAACGGGCCTGTGGAGGCATCTTTCACTGTTTATGACGATTTTCTGCTGTATAAGAGTG GTGTGTATCAGCATGTGACAGGGGATGTCCTGGGTGGTCATTCCATTAAGATCTTGGGCTGGGGTGATGATAACGGGACGCCCTATTGGCTGGCTGCAAACTCCTGGAATACTGACTGGGGAGATGAAG GTTTCTTCAAAATCAAGCGTGGAAATGATGAATGTGGTATTGAGTCAGAGGTCATTACAGGAATCCCGCTCAACTAG